One Candidatus Leptovillus gracilis DNA segment encodes these proteins:
- a CDS encoding type I polyketide synthase produces MDSADRAIAIVGLGAVLPDAPNAPAFWQNIVNKRYSITDVPPERWDPAFYYDPDPYAPDKTYSKIGGWVRGYQFDWKQFRMPPKVAAAMDESQQWAVTIAAEALADYGYPERPLPTERTAVILGTAMGGELHYITQNRIVFPEFANALQASTAFNNLSADLRQQIIAEWHGVIDQRIPAITEDSMPGELANIVSGRVANLLNLRGPNFITDAACASSFAAIKAAIDMLAEHQIDAAIGGGVDRNMGAPSFVKFCKIGALSATGSRPFGDGADGFVMGEGAGAFLLKRLADAERSGDKIYAVIRGVGGSSDGKGKGITAPNPIGQELAIARAWEIAGLDPATATLVEAHGTSTRVGDVVEVESLAKVFGGAARGSIAIGSAKSNIGHLKAGAGAAGLLKAALAVYHKILPPTLNAEKTNPNIDFSRTPFYPNHEAREWAAPNGTPRRCGVSAYGFGGTNFHVVLEEYIPGMLAQKSKVFASTAVPQTTTASNGAPAAATAPVRGIFALGEATPLALQQKLDEALERAKNGWTPPTAALPDTAVIQSAERLIIDYGDHDELLDRLHKARKVMSFDNPQAWKAMQAQGIFRGSGQPAGKIAFLFPGQGSQYVNMGRELAELSPTVANVFAEADAVMKPILGKPLTDYIFVNSADQGAVMQANFDLMQTEICQPAMLTLDMAVMALLADYGFKPDMVMGHSLGEYAALIAAGIMPFAHALEAAAARGSEMANLDVPDNGKMAAVLAPYEVVEEILRQMDGYVVPANINSKSQCVIGGASTAVEQAVAQFEAQGYRAMLIPVSHAFHTSIVAPASIPLRQVLDRLDIRPPTLPLVANVTGEVYPTAVNDIKDILQKQIASPVQWVKGLETLYAEGVRTFVEVGPKRALRGFVNDIFGDKEDVLALMTNHPKQGTLPTFNQALCGLYAAGYGGQVAVKGGS; encoded by the coding sequence ATGGATTCAGCGGATAGAGCCATTGCGATTGTGGGATTAGGGGCTGTTTTGCCAGACGCGCCGAATGCGCCGGCTTTTTGGCAGAATATTGTGAACAAGCGGTACAGCATCACCGACGTGCCGCCGGAGCGGTGGGACCCGGCGTTTTATTACGACCCGGACCCGTATGCGCCAGACAAGACGTACAGCAAGATCGGCGGTTGGGTGCGCGGCTATCAATTTGATTGGAAGCAGTTCCGTATGCCGCCCAAAGTGGCGGCGGCAATGGACGAATCGCAGCAGTGGGCGGTGACGATTGCCGCCGAAGCGCTGGCCGATTATGGTTACCCGGAACGGCCGTTACCCACCGAGCGCACGGCCGTTATCCTGGGCACAGCCATGGGCGGCGAACTCCATTACATTACCCAAAACCGTATCGTCTTCCCCGAATTTGCCAACGCCTTACAAGCCTCGACTGCCTTTAACAATTTGTCAGCCGACCTGCGGCAACAAATCATCGCCGAATGGCACGGCGTCATTGACCAGCGCATCCCGGCCATTACCGAAGATTCCATGCCCGGCGAATTGGCGAACATCGTTTCCGGCCGTGTCGCCAACCTGCTGAACCTGCGCGGCCCTAACTTCATCACCGACGCCGCCTGTGCCTCCAGTTTCGCGGCCATCAAGGCGGCTATTGATATGTTGGCCGAACATCAAATAGATGCCGCCATTGGCGGCGGTGTAGACCGCAACATGGGCGCGCCCTCCTTCGTCAAATTCTGCAAAATCGGCGCCCTCAGCGCCACCGGCAGCCGGCCGTTTGGCGATGGCGCCGATGGCTTTGTGATGGGCGAAGGTGCGGGCGCGTTCCTGCTCAAGCGGCTGGCCGACGCTGAGCGCAGCGGCGACAAAATTTACGCCGTGATTCGCGGCGTAGGCGGCAGCAGCGACGGCAAAGGCAAAGGAATCACTGCCCCCAATCCCATCGGTCAGGAGTTAGCCATTGCCCGCGCCTGGGAAATCGCCGGGTTAGACCCGGCTACGGCCACACTGGTGGAAGCGCACGGTACGTCCACCCGCGTCGGCGATGTGGTGGAGGTGGAAAGCCTGGCGAAAGTGTTTGGCGGCGCAGCCCGCGGCAGCATCGCCATCGGTTCGGCCAAGAGCAACATCGGCCACCTGAAGGCCGGGGCGGGGGCGGCCGGTCTGTTGAAAGCGGCGCTGGCCGTCTACCACAAAATTTTGCCGCCCACCCTGAACGCCGAAAAAACCAACCCTAACATAGATTTCAGCCGCACGCCGTTTTACCCCAACCATGAGGCGCGGGAATGGGCTGCGCCCAACGGGACGCCGCGCCGCTGCGGCGTTAGCGCCTATGGTTTTGGCGGCACCAATTTCCATGTGGTTCTGGAGGAGTATATACCCGGCATGTTGGCACAAAAGAGCAAGGTGTTTGCCAGCACGGCCGTTCCCCAAACTACCACCGCCAGCAACGGCGCACCAGCCGCCGCAACGGCCCCGGTGCGTGGCATTTTTGCCCTGGGCGAGGCCACGCCGCTGGCCTTGCAACAAAAATTGGATGAAGCGCTGGAACGGGCGAAAAACGGCTGGACGCCACCAACGGCCGCTTTGCCAGACACGGCCGTGATCCAATCCGCCGAACGCCTCATCATTGATTACGGCGACCACGACGAGCTGCTGGACCGCCTGCACAAAGCGCGCAAAGTAATGAGCTTCGACAATCCGCAGGCCTGGAAAGCGATGCAAGCTCAGGGCATTTTCCGTGGCAGCGGACAACCTGCGGGCAAAATCGCCTTCCTTTTCCCCGGCCAGGGCAGCCAATATGTCAACATGGGGCGCGAGCTGGCCGAACTGTCGCCCACCGTCGCCAATGTATTTGCAGAAGCCGACGCGGTGATGAAACCCATCCTCGGCAAACCACTGACTGACTACATCTTTGTCAATTCCGCCGACCAGGGCGCAGTGATGCAGGCCAACTTCGACCTGATGCAAACCGAAATTTGCCAGCCGGCCATGCTGACGCTGGACATGGCGGTGATGGCGCTGTTGGCCGATTACGGCTTCAAACCAGATATGGTGATGGGTCATTCGCTGGGCGAATATGCCGCCCTCATCGCCGCCGGGATTATGCCCTTTGCCCATGCCCTGGAAGCGGCCGCAGCCCGCGGCAGCGAAATGGCGAACCTGGACGTGCCGGACAATGGCAAAATGGCCGCCGTTTTGGCCCCGTATGAGGTGGTCGAAGAGATTTTGCGCCAGATGGATGGCTACGTGGTCCCAGCCAACATCAACAGCAAAAGCCAATGCGTCATTGGCGGGGCGAGCACGGCCGTTGAACAAGCCGTCGCCCAATTTGAGGCCCAAGGCTACCGGGCCATGCTCATCCCCGTCAGCCACGCCTTCCACACCAGCATCGTCGCCCCGGCCAGCATCCCGCTGCGCCAGGTGCTAGACCGGCTGGACATCCGCCCGCCCACCTTGCCCCTGGTGGCGAATGTGACGGGGGAAGTGTACCCAACGGCCGTAAACGACATCAAAGACATTCTGCAAAAACAGATCGCCTCGCCCGTGCAGTGGGTGAAAGGCTTAGAGACGTTGTACGCCGAGGGCGTGCGTACCTTTGTCGAAGTTGGCCCCAAACGCGCCCTGCGCGGCTTCGTCAACGACATTTTTGGCGACAAAGAAGATGTCCTCGCTCTGATGACCAATCACCCCAAACAAGGCACGCTGCCAACGTTTAACCAGGCGCTCTGCGGCTTGTATGCCGCCGGGTATGGTGGGCAGGTGGCAGTGAAAGGGGGGAGTTGA
- a CDS encoding acyl-CoA dehydrogenase family protein: MAGLDQETRDMILDTLKKYAERKLTPDYLLKLDHEDQFPHEVLQELNDPSQLGLHLIFIPEQYEGLGGGAYDIYRVSELMASIDLGVATGVLATFLGSDPIRVGGTAEQKALWMGRIAEEALLMAYGATEPQAGSDLAALTTKAVPVEENGAVVGYKISGQKQWISNGAVADLYTILALAPGGPTWFVVDKDAPGFTKGKPEDKHGIRASNTAALFLEDVYVPADRLIGGVEGQGLAQAQAVFGYTRLMVGAFGMGAGWEALRRAIRYSQERIQGGAPLSEKQGYTHKLIVPNAVRLEAARSYIEWVAERLDGEDGGHGLQTEGAIAKYMATEAGNKAAEDAIQAHGGYGYTKEYMVEKIKRDVRITTIYEGTSEIMEWTIARDRWQLHLKSRMAFYNDWADRLDALHKTQPNNGANYAALSLRALSVILERCRLDRLTRQQHMLFRLGELIAYAETAAIFAERVVDKPTTAINLDIPARQALARIHGRDAALKVATDGLRWAIGAGQTDPNLANSLNLPGIYQAQTGLLEDMDQAAEALNKAFKL, translated from the coding sequence ATGGCCGGTTTAGATCAAGAGACCCGCGACATGATTCTGGATACACTGAAAAAGTATGCCGAGCGCAAACTAACGCCCGACTATTTGCTCAAATTGGATCATGAAGATCAGTTCCCGCACGAAGTTCTACAAGAATTGAATGATCCCTCCCAGCTAGGATTGCACCTTATTTTTATTCCTGAACAATACGAAGGTTTGGGTGGCGGCGCATACGACATTTACCGCGTCTCCGAGCTGATGGCTTCCATTGATCTGGGTGTGGCTACCGGGGTTCTGGCGACCTTTCTGGGTTCCGACCCAATTCGCGTGGGAGGTACAGCAGAACAAAAAGCACTCTGGATGGGGCGTATTGCCGAAGAAGCGCTGCTGATGGCTTATGGGGCCACCGAACCACAGGCCGGCAGCGATCTGGCAGCGTTGACCACCAAAGCTGTGCCGGTGGAAGAAAATGGCGCAGTTGTGGGCTATAAAATCAGCGGCCAAAAGCAGTGGATCAGCAACGGGGCAGTGGCCGACCTGTACACCATTTTGGCCCTGGCTCCCGGCGGTCCGACCTGGTTTGTGGTAGACAAAGACGCCCCCGGCTTCACCAAAGGCAAGCCGGAAGACAAACATGGCATTCGCGCCAGCAATACGGCCGCTCTCTTTCTGGAAGACGTATATGTGCCGGCCGACCGCTTGATCGGCGGTGTAGAAGGGCAGGGGTTGGCCCAGGCCCAGGCTGTTTTTGGCTACACCCGCCTGATGGTGGGCGCGTTTGGTATGGGCGCGGGCTGGGAAGCGCTGCGCCGCGCCATCCGCTACTCGCAGGAACGCATTCAGGGCGGCGCGCCCCTCAGTGAAAAACAGGGTTATACCCACAAGCTCATCGTGCCCAACGCCGTCCGGCTGGAAGCGGCTCGCAGCTACATCGAATGGGTCGCCGAACGGTTGGACGGCGAAGATGGTGGGCACGGGCTGCAAACAGAGGGGGCCATTGCCAAATACATGGCGACGGAAGCGGGCAACAAGGCGGCCGAAGACGCCATTCAGGCCCATGGCGGTTATGGCTATACCAAAGAATACATGGTGGAAAAAATTAAGCGCGATGTGCGCATTACCACCATTTACGAGGGCACGTCGGAAATTATGGAATGGACCATCGCCCGCGACCGTTGGCAGCTTCATCTGAAGTCGCGTATGGCCTTTTACAACGACTGGGCCGACCGTTTGGACGCTCTGCACAAAACGCAGCCCAACAATGGGGCCAATTACGCCGCACTGTCTCTGCGCGCCCTCTCGGTGATTTTGGAGCGCTGCCGCCTGGACCGGCTGACGCGGCAGCAGCATATGTTGTTCCGGCTGGGCGAGTTGATTGCCTATGCGGAAACGGCCGCTATCTTCGCCGAGCGTGTGGTGGACAAGCCAACCACAGCCATCAACCTGGACATCCCAGCGCGGCAGGCGTTGGCCCGCATTCACGGCCGTGACGCCGCTCTCAAAGTAGCCACCGACGGCCTGCGTTGGGCCATCGGCGCGGGACAAACCGATCCCAACCTGGCAAATTCTTTGAACCTGCCGGGTATTTATCAGGCGCAAACCGGCTTGCTGGAAGACATGGACCAGGCAGCCGAAGCGCTAAACAAAGCATTTAAATTGTGA
- a CDS encoding electron transfer flavoprotein subunit beta/FixA family protein yields MKVVVCTKQTPSTTADLTVKPDGSVSWDDPGGKPNVVNPWDEYSIEEGIRLKENHGASDVIALTMGGDESQEALKTALAMGCTEAILLSDAAFSGADSLGTARVLAAAIHKIGDVQVALFGKSAIDGDTGQTAVQTARKLGWTPLTFVSAITAIGGGQITVERLLDDGKETVTASLPVVISTVKEINEPRYPSFMGIRKASRATIPTWGASDLGVSSVGSKVDWSHVYALPAREGSVEIIEGANAQEKAARLVAKLFEEKVI; encoded by the coding sequence ATGAAGGTTGTCGTTTGTACCAAACAAACCCCCAGCACCACCGCCGATCTGACGGTTAAACCAGACGGCAGCGTGAGCTGGGACGATCCCGGTGGCAAGCCCAACGTGGTTAATCCCTGGGATGAGTATTCAATCGAGGAAGGTATCCGCCTGAAGGAAAATCATGGCGCATCCGACGTTATCGCCCTCACCATGGGCGGCGACGAAAGCCAGGAAGCCTTGAAGACGGCGCTGGCGATGGGGTGTACCGAAGCCATTTTGCTATCAGACGCAGCCTTCTCTGGCGCAGACAGTCTGGGCACGGCCAGGGTGCTGGCCGCCGCCATCCACAAAATTGGCGACGTGCAAGTGGCCCTGTTCGGTAAATCAGCCATTGATGGGGATACGGGGCAAACGGCCGTGCAAACCGCCCGCAAACTCGGCTGGACGCCGCTCACCTTTGTCTCGGCCATCACCGCCATCGGCGGCGGCCAGATCACCGTCGAACGCCTGCTCGATGATGGCAAAGAAACCGTCACCGCCTCCCTGCCCGTGGTCATCAGCACCGTCAAAGAGATCAACGAACCCCGCTACCCCTCCTTCATGGGCATCCGCAAAGCCAGCCGGGCCACCATCCCCACCTGGGGCGCCAGCGACTTGGGCGTTTCCAGCGTGGGCAGCAAGGTAGATTGGTCGCACGTCTACGCTTTGCCTGCCCGCGAAGGCAGCGTGGAAATCATCGAGGGCGCCAACGCACAAGAGAAAGCGGCCAGGTTGGTCGCCAAGTTGTTTGAGGAGAAAGTGATATGA
- a CDS encoding electron transfer flavoprotein subunit alpha/FixB family protein — protein MSGVWVFIENNHGEIATIAKEALAAARIVADGLGETLTALVFGHDVAAVAAAAFDLGADAVLGADDATLSPFRVEAAGALAAKLAQERQPSVIIAGASTRGRDLAAWVAADLDAGLVADGTDLAVDGDRVKVTRPVYAGKLLSTVFVTTGTQVITLRNRAFPQAESTGGSGSAEWVNTAVSEANIPAKVTGFAAKEGGVSLTDASIIVSGGRGVGGPEGFAPVRELANTLGAALGASRAAVDAGWIPYEHQVGQTGKTVSPDLYIANGISGAIQHQAGMRGSKVIVAINKDPEAPIFKLARYGIVGDLFEVLPALSAEFKKKLS, from the coding sequence ATGAGCGGCGTATGGGTCTTCATCGAAAATAATCATGGCGAAATTGCCACAATTGCCAAAGAAGCATTGGCCGCGGCCCGCATTGTAGCCGATGGCTTAGGCGAAACCCTCACCGCCCTGGTGTTTGGGCACGACGTTGCCGCTGTTGCTGCAGCCGCCTTCGATTTAGGCGCGGACGCCGTCTTAGGCGCAGACGATGCAACTTTATCCCCCTTCCGCGTCGAAGCGGCGGGCGCATTGGCGGCCAAACTGGCCCAAGAACGCCAGCCCAGCGTCATCATCGCCGGGGCGTCCACTCGTGGCCGTGACCTGGCCGCCTGGGTCGCCGCCGACCTGGACGCCGGTCTGGTGGCCGATGGCACAGACCTGGCCGTGGACGGCGACCGGGTTAAAGTGACACGCCCGGTCTACGCCGGCAAGCTGCTCTCCACCGTCTTTGTGACGACGGGCACGCAAGTCATCACCTTGCGCAACCGTGCCTTCCCCCAGGCTGAGTCTACGGGCGGCAGCGGCAGCGCGGAATGGGTAAACACGGCCGTTAGCGAAGCCAACATCCCGGCTAAAGTCACCGGCTTTGCCGCCAAAGAAGGCGGCGTCAGCCTCACCGACGCCAGCATCATCGTCAGCGGCGGGCGCGGCGTGGGCGGGCCGGAGGGCTTCGCCCCAGTACGCGAACTGGCCAATACGTTAGGCGCGGCTCTGGGCGCTTCACGCGCGGCCGTAGACGCCGGTTGGATTCCTTACGAGCATCAGGTCGGCCAGACCGGTAAAACCGTCAGCCCAGACCTCTACATCGCCAATGGCATCAGCGGCGCCATCCAGCACCAGGCCGGTATGCGCGGCTCCAAAGTCATTGTCGCCATCAATAAAGACCCGGAAGCGCCTATCTTCAAGCTGGCGCGGTATGGCATCGTCGGCGATCTCTTTGAGGTACTGCCGGCGCTGTCGGCCGAATTCAAGAAAAAACTCAGTTAA